Proteins co-encoded in one Cytobacillus sp. NJ13 genomic window:
- a CDS encoding glutamate-5-semialdehyde dehydrogenase: protein MTTASAVRINNIEEQAKKARKAARTLGILTTEEKNEALHTVADALETGYESILAANMADLNNGKEKGFEEAYIDRLSLSKERVFEFAAGLRRVAELPDPIGDVMSGWTLDNGLKVEEVRVPLGVIGMIYEARPNVTADAAGLALKSGNAIVLKGGSSALNSNQAIVEIIHDALEKTKIPKEAVQFIAAADREATKQLFTMKEHIDVLIPRGGASLIKAVVENATVPVLETGVGNCHIYVDKEAEAEKAINILINAKTDRPAVCNAAETMIVHEGWLNLHKELLAEVLKKHGITVHGDEPAAAALPDVVPAGDSDWENEYLSLDLAVKTVNCLEQAIDHIDQYGTKHSEAIITENGETAKKFMQLTDAAALYHNASTRFTDGGALGFGAEIGISTQKLHARGPMGLPALTTRKYLMTGNGQIR from the coding sequence ATGACTACTGCATCAGCAGTAAGGATAAATAATATAGAAGAACAGGCAAAAAAGGCCAGGAAGGCTGCCAGAACTTTAGGTATTTTAACAACGGAAGAAAAGAACGAAGCACTCCATACAGTTGCAGATGCTTTGGAAACTGGATATGAATCAATTCTTGCAGCCAATATGGCCGATCTAAATAACGGCAAGGAAAAAGGATTCGAAGAGGCATATATAGATCGGCTGTCATTATCTAAAGAGCGGGTTTTTGAATTTGCAGCTGGCCTTCGCCGGGTAGCTGAACTTCCCGATCCGATTGGAGACGTCATGTCTGGCTGGACTTTGGATAATGGGCTGAAGGTGGAAGAGGTCCGTGTTCCGCTTGGTGTCATCGGAATGATATATGAAGCAAGACCCAATGTAACAGCCGATGCGGCAGGTCTTGCTTTGAAATCAGGAAATGCCATTGTCCTAAAAGGCGGATCATCAGCCCTGAATTCGAATCAGGCTATAGTTGAGATCATTCATGATGCTCTTGAAAAAACTAAGATACCTAAAGAAGCTGTTCAATTCATTGCCGCAGCAGACAGAGAAGCGACAAAGCAGCTGTTCACAATGAAAGAGCATATTGATGTCTTAATTCCGAGAGGCGGCGCATCCCTTATTAAAGCAGTGGTTGAGAATGCGACGGTGCCTGTACTCGAAACAGGAGTTGGAAACTGCCATATCTATGTGGATAAGGAAGCGGAGGCTGAAAAAGCGATCAATATCCTGATTAATGCCAAAACAGACCGTCCGGCAGTCTGTAATGCAGCAGAAACGATGATTGTTCATGAAGGATGGCTTAACCTGCATAAAGAATTGCTTGCAGAAGTTCTGAAGAAGCACGGGATAACCGTACATGGTGATGAGCCTGCAGCTGCTGCACTGCCTGATGTGGTGCCAGCTGGTGATAGCGATTGGGAAAATGAATATTTAAGCCTTGATTTGGCGGTAAAAACCGTTAATTGTCTTGAACAGGCCATCGATCATATTGACCAATATGGAACAAAGCATTCTGAGGCGATTATTACGGAAAATGGGGAAACAGCCAAAAAGTTCATGCAGCTGACAGATGCTGCGGCATTGTATCATAATGCTTCGACCAGATTCACAGATGGAGGCGCTCTTGGCTTTGGTGCTGAAATTGGCATATCCACACAGAAGCTCCATGCGAGAGGACCAATGGGGCTGCCGGCATTAACAACCCGCAAATATCTCATGACCGGAAATGGACAGATTCGAT
- the proB gene encoding glutamate 5-kinase, with amino-acid sequence MLIKEKQIKRVVIKIGSSSLTSMHGEISRRKLEKFAEQIVELKDAGYETAVVSSGAVAAGYRKLGCLDRPSSLPEKQAAASIGQGLLMESYSELFLSHGYVASQILITRSDFSDEKRYGNMHNTMNVLLERGIIPIINENDTVTVDRLRFGDNDTLAAKVAGLIDADLLIILSDIDGLYDSNPNDNPDANLLERVHSITPEIEAAAGGSGSAVGTGGMKSKIQAVKIAMAAGIDSFLGKAGREHILMEAVEGRAKGTCFKPEPDAFNLDNQKQWIAFHSGPEGKVTISSHGIEAIVEHQENLYRSDIQEVKGRFKDGAVVRILDEEGKEIGLGRINYSNEQLSDHTADEELEPAIAQETFVCSRDFKLPALV; translated from the coding sequence ATGTTGATTAAAGAAAAGCAGATAAAAAGAGTTGTTATTAAGATCGGAAGCAGCTCACTAACAAGCATGCATGGGGAGATCAGCCGCAGAAAGCTTGAAAAATTTGCGGAGCAAATTGTCGAGCTGAAGGATGCTGGCTATGAAACAGCTGTTGTGTCATCAGGTGCTGTAGCAGCAGGCTATCGGAAGCTAGGCTGCCTTGACCGTCCTTCTTCCCTTCCGGAAAAACAGGCTGCAGCTTCAATTGGCCAGGGCTTATTAATGGAATCTTACTCAGAACTCTTTTTATCTCACGGATATGTAGCTTCACAAATCTTGATTACAAGAAGCGATTTCTCTGATGAAAAGCGTTATGGCAACATGCATAACACCATGAATGTGCTGCTTGAGCGCGGTATCATCCCGATTATAAATGAAAATGACACGGTTACGGTTGACCGTTTGCGCTTCGGGGACAATGATACCCTGGCGGCAAAAGTGGCCGGTCTGATCGATGCTGATTTACTTATTATTTTATCAGACATTGACGGCCTCTACGACAGCAACCCCAATGACAATCCCGATGCAAACCTTCTGGAGAGGGTGCACAGCATTACACCTGAAATTGAAGCTGCTGCAGGAGGATCTGGAAGTGCTGTAGGAACAGGCGGCATGAAGTCAAAAATCCAGGCGGTGAAAATTGCGATGGCTGCGGGAATTGACTCCTTTTTAGGTAAAGCAGGTAGGGAACATATCTTAATGGAAGCTGTGGAAGGCAGGGCAAAAGGAACCTGCTTTAAGCCGGAACCGGATGCGTTCAATCTGGATAATCAGAAACAGTGGATTGCATTCCACTCAGGCCCTGAAGGCAAGGTGACTATCAGTTCCCATGGGATAGAGGCCATTGTGGAACATCAAGAAAACCTGTATCGCTCTGATATTCAGGAAGTAAAAGGGCGATTTAAGGATGGCGCAGTTGTCCGCATTCTGGATGAAGAGGGAAAAGAAATCGGCCTCGGCCGCATTAATTATTCAAACGAACAGTTAAGTGACCATACAGCAGATGAAGAGCTTGAACCGGCCATTGCTCAGGAAACGTTTGTATGTTCCCGCGACTTTAAACTGCCGGCACTTGTTTAA
- the proC gene encoding pyrroline-5-carboxylate reductase, with translation MLANKTIAFLGAGSMAESMISGVITAEKMSPDRVFVTNRSNGDRLEEIHDKYGVSVMPQSELPFEKIDLFILAMKPKGAEEALCSIKDKLHPGQVILSVLAGITTEFMEDHLNPGQQVVRVMPNTSSMIQESATAVVAGKKTSMANVELVKELLECMGEVYLIDEDQMDVFTGLAGSGPAYFYYLMENMERVGVQKGMDEETVRKIVAQTIFGAAKMVLEKEEAPTSLREKVTSPNGTTASGLEALRKYNGGEAITQAVEHAAKRSKEISKELEGALVTS, from the coding sequence ATGTTAGCCAATAAAACAATTGCTTTTTTAGGAGCAGGATCAATGGCGGAATCAATGATTTCGGGAGTCATTACAGCAGAAAAAATGTCACCCGATCGAGTATTTGTAACGAATAGGAGCAATGGAGACAGACTGGAAGAGATTCATGATAAGTACGGTGTGAGTGTGATGCCGCAAAGCGAGCTTCCATTTGAGAAGATCGATTTATTCATTTTAGCCATGAAACCAAAAGGTGCAGAGGAAGCCCTTTGTTCGATTAAAGATAAATTACATCCCGGCCAGGTGATTCTTTCTGTTTTGGCAGGCATTACAACTGAGTTCATGGAAGACCATTTAAATCCGGGACAGCAGGTTGTGCGTGTGATGCCGAATACTTCGAGCATGATTCAGGAATCTGCGACGGCTGTCGTGGCAGGCAAGAAAACCAGCATGGCCAATGTCGAATTGGTTAAGGAATTGCTGGAATGCATGGGGGAAGTCTATCTTATCGATGAAGACCAAATGGATGTTTTTACGGGTTTAGCTGGAAGCGGCCCTGCATACTTCTATTATTTGATGGAAAATATGGAGCGGGTAGGGGTACAAAAAGGTATGGATGAAGAGACCGTACGAAAAATTGTCGCCCAGACGATTTTTGGAGCAGCTAAGATGGTGCTTGAAAAGGAAGAAGCTCCAACTTCTCTTAGAGAGAAAGTGACTTCTCCAAATGGCACGACCGCTTCAGGACTTGAAGCCTTAAGGAAATACAATGGAGGCGAAGCCATCACACAGGCAGTGGAGCATGCCGCCAAACGTTCAAAGGAGATCAGCAAAGAATTGGAAGGCGCCCTTGTCACTTCCTAA